The uncultured Hyphomonas sp. genome includes a region encoding these proteins:
- a CDS encoding TIGR00730 family Rossman fold protein, giving the protein MRTEKEVQGMSNLRSVCVYCGASSDVRPDYIALAEKLGRELAKRDIRLVYGGGGVGLMGACARAAHESAGDVLGIMPRFLLNKEMIYEDVEHRIVEDMHTRKQMMFDESDAFIVLPGGIGTLEEAVEILSWARLGLHAKPMAFLDEDGFWTPFFELMGHIIDGKFTPESFRAALVHSDTPDKAIDALCDRIVMLGQ; this is encoded by the coding sequence ATGAGAACAGAAAAAGAGGTTCAGGGGATGTCGAATTTGCGGTCGGTCTGCGTGTATTGCGGTGCGTCCAGCGACGTGCGGCCGGACTATATCGCGCTCGCTGAAAAGCTGGGCCGCGAACTGGCGAAACGGGATATCCGGCTGGTCTATGGCGGCGGCGGTGTCGGCCTGATGGGCGCCTGCGCCCGGGCGGCGCACGAATCGGCCGGCGACGTGCTGGGCATCATGCCCCGCTTCCTGCTGAACAAGGAAATGATCTACGAGGACGTGGAACACCGCATCGTCGAGGACATGCACACGCGCAAGCAGATGATGTTCGACGAATCGGACGCCTTCATCGTGCTGCCGGGCGGTATCGGAACGCTGGAAGAAGCGGTCGAGATCCTGTCCTGGGCACGCCTTGGCCTGCACGCCAAGCCGATGGCCTTCCTGGACGAGGACGGCTTCTGGACGCCCTTCTTCGAGCTGATGGGCCACATCATCGACGGCAAGTTCACGCCGGAAAGCTTCCGCGCCGCGCTGGTGCACAGCGACACGCCCGACAAGGCGATCGATGCGCTGTGCGACCGGATCGTGATGCTGGGCCAGTAG
- a CDS encoding GFA family protein, translating into MTTTCLCGAVSVTIDAKPAFINDCNCSLCRKTGGAWGYFAPASVTASGETATYSRADKSSPAVDIHSCTSCGTTTHWTRTEAFIAQYQTNDMVGVNMRLFDPEDLSGVEVRYPDGKSWTGGDSFGYRREAMAISETTRW; encoded by the coding sequence ATGACCACAACCTGCCTGTGCGGCGCCGTCAGCGTCACGATCGACGCGAAGCCCGCCTTCATCAATGACTGCAACTGCAGCTTGTGCCGCAAGACGGGCGGCGCATGGGGCTATTTCGCGCCCGCTTCGGTGACCGCGTCCGGCGAGACAGCAACCTACTCCCGTGCCGACAAGTCATCCCCCGCAGTCGACATCCATTCGTGCACAAGCTGCGGAACGACCACGCACTGGACCCGGACCGAAGCCTTCATCGCCCAGTACCAGACGAACGACATGGTTGGCGTCAATATGCGCCTCTTCGATCCTGAAGACCTGTCGGGTGTGGAAGTCCGCTATCCGGACGGCAAGTCCTGGACCGGCGGAGACTCGTTCGGCTACCGCCGCGAGGCGATGGCGATCAGTGAAACGACCCGCTGGTAG
- the secF gene encoding protein translocase subunit SecF: MLIRYWPDRTNIPFMSMRIAGALFSMILIAASAYLLGTRGLNFGVDFAGGTVMELAKTDTVTVPAVRDAMPINAEVNSARGTDGREIVVVKFGEAPAELLGEAFNGLPDAQKAERASGATNELIVQTLSDQFGLSVENGDFLRNDSVGPKVSQELFTDGITALVVALAMMLVYIWFRFQWQFSIGAIAALAHDVIITLGMFALLRIEFNLTSIAALLTIIGYSMNDTVVVFDRIREDRRKYKKMPDREVIDLSLNTTLSRTLLTSGTTLISLCAIYFLGGPVLQGMSFALIFGIFIGTYSSIFIASALVLSLGMDFTKKTVEEVQGFTGV; the protein is encoded by the coding sequence ATGCTGATCAGATACTGGCCCGACCGGACCAACATCCCCTTCATGAGCATGCGGATCGCCGGGGCTCTGTTCTCGATGATCCTGATCGCCGCTTCCGCATACCTGCTGGGAACGCGCGGCCTGAATTTCGGTGTCGATTTCGCCGGTGGTACGGTCATGGAACTGGCGAAGACCGACACGGTGACCGTGCCGGCCGTTCGCGATGCGATGCCGATCAATGCCGAAGTCAACAGTGCACGCGGCACTGACGGGCGCGAGATCGTCGTGGTCAAATTCGGCGAAGCCCCGGCCGAACTGCTCGGCGAGGCCTTCAACGGCCTGCCGGACGCGCAAAAGGCAGAACGCGCCTCAGGGGCAACCAATGAGCTGATCGTCCAGACTTTGTCGGACCAGTTCGGCCTCAGCGTCGAGAACGGGGATTTCCTGCGTAACGACTCGGTCGGCCCGAAAGTGTCGCAGGAACTGTTCACGGACGGCATCACGGCGCTCGTCGTCGCGCTGGCCATGATGCTCGTCTATATCTGGTTCCGCTTCCAGTGGCAGTTCTCTATCGGCGCCATCGCGGCGCTGGCGCACGACGTGATCATCACGCTCGGCATGTTCGCGCTGCTGCGGATCGAATTCAACCTGACCTCCATCGCGGCCCTGCTGACGATCATCGGTTACTCCATGAACGATACGGTCGTCGTGTTCGACCGCATCCGGGAAGACCGCCGCAAGTACAAGAAGATGCCGGACCGTGAAGTCATCGACCTGTCGCTGAACACGACCCTGTCACGGACCTTGCTGACCTCGGGCACGACGCTGATCTCGCTGTGCGCGATCTATTTCCTCGGTGGCCCCGTGCTGCAGGGCATGAGCTTCGCGCTGATCTTCGGTATCTTTATCGGTACCTATTCGTCGATCTTCATCGCCTCGGCGCTGGTCCTGTCGCTCGGCATGGACTTCACCAAGAAGACAGTCGAAGAAGTGCAGGGCTTCACGGGCGTCTAG
- the secD gene encoding protein translocase subunit SecD, translating into MLHFPPWKIGLVTLVLLWGVILALPNVVSMSGAPGWMPKKGVNLGLDLQGGVYLMMEIQADEVVANRLDVLSRDVSSTLTTPQSDRIFNLPEVKGRQLVVRLTRADANGNFRTEDALKRLEKLNGPVGGVIGGAQMYEMRISGKDTITITVPQAAEEALLKDALGKTMTIVRRRVDPEGVSEIAITPQGINRIILEAPGEPDPQRLKDLLNRDGRMTFNLVDSSPAAIQAAQAGAVKPGYRLLYDDQNFPILVNNIPEIVGSDIANAAQGFDEQNRPQITFRLNGNGARKFYETTAQNTGKQFAIVLDDRVMSAPNINEPIPGGNVRITGNFTQQEAIDLAAIIEAGEMPAKLQFLDQRTVSPTLGQDSINAGYTAALIGLAAVAVFMVLIYGTLGFFAVLSLSCNIILIFAGLSGVGATLTLPGIAGIILTIGMAVDANVLVFERIREEQGEGRSPWTATQAGYERALSTIMDANITTLIAATILYLLGSGPVKGFAVTLSIGIVTSVFTAYVVTRMITVGYMKLVKPKRFGI; encoded by the coding sequence ATGCTTCATTTTCCACCCTGGAAGATCGGACTGGTTACCCTGGTTCTTCTGTGGGGCGTCATCCTGGCGCTTCCGAATGTGGTGAGCATGTCCGGCGCGCCGGGCTGGATGCCGAAAAAGGGCGTGAACCTGGGGCTGGACCTTCAGGGCGGTGTCTACCTGATGATGGAAATCCAGGCGGACGAAGTTGTTGCCAACCGGCTGGACGTGCTGTCGCGCGACGTGTCGTCGACGCTGACCACGCCGCAGTCTGACCGCATCTTCAACCTGCCGGAAGTGAAGGGCCGTCAACTGGTAGTCCGGCTGACCCGCGCGGACGCCAACGGCAATTTCCGCACCGAAGATGCGCTGAAGCGCCTGGAAAAGCTGAACGGCCCTGTCGGCGGTGTTATTGGCGGCGCGCAGATGTACGAAATGCGCATCTCCGGCAAGGACACGATCACGATCACCGTGCCGCAGGCCGCTGAAGAAGCGCTGCTGAAGGATGCGCTTGGCAAGACGATGACCATCGTGCGCCGCCGCGTTGACCCGGAGGGCGTGTCCGAGATCGCGATCACGCCTCAGGGCATCAATCGCATCATACTGGAAGCCCCGGGCGAGCCGGACCCGCAGCGCCTGAAAGACCTGTTGAACCGCGATGGCCGGATGACCTTCAACCTAGTCGATTCCAGCCCCGCCGCGATCCAGGCTGCGCAGGCCGGTGCCGTGAAACCGGGCTATCGCCTTCTGTATGACGACCAGAACTTTCCGATCCTGGTCAACAACATTCCCGAAATCGTCGGGTCGGACATCGCGAACGCCGCACAGGGCTTCGACGAACAGAACCGTCCGCAGATCACTTTCCGCCTGAATGGCAACGGCGCCCGCAAGTTCTATGAGACGACGGCCCAGAACACCGGCAAGCAGTTCGCCATCGTGCTGGACGACCGGGTCATGTCGGCCCCGAACATCAACGAGCCGATCCCGGGCGGCAACGTCCGCATCACGGGCAACTTCACCCAGCAGGAAGCCATCGACCTCGCCGCCATCATCGAGGCCGGTGAGATGCCGGCCAAGCTGCAATTCCTCGACCAGCGGACGGTCAGCCCGACGCTCGGTCAGGACTCGATCAATGCTGGCTACACCGCGGCCCTGATCGGCCTTGCGGCGGTCGCTGTCTTCATGGTGCTGATTTACGGCACGCTCGGCTTCTTCGCCGTGCTGTCCCTGTCGTGCAACATCATCCTGATCTTTGCCGGCCTGTCCGGTGTGGGCGCCACGCTCACCCTGCCGGGCATCGCCGGGATCATCCTCACCATCGGTATGGCGGTGGACGCCAACGTGCTGGTGTTCGAGCGGATCCGGGAAGAGCAGGGCGAAGGCCGTTCGCCGTGGACCGCCACCCAGGCCGGTTATGAGCGCGCCCTGTCGACCATCATGGATGCCAACATCACCACGCTGATCGCGGCGACGATCCTTTACCTGCTCGGCTCCGGCCCGGTGAAGGGCTTTGCTGTGACCTTGTCCATCGGCATCGTGACCTCGGTCTTCACGGCCTATGTCGTCACCCGGATGATCACGGTCGGATACATGAAACTCGTGAAACCCAAGCGGTTCGGAATCTAG
- the yajC gene encoding preprotein translocase subunit YajC: MANKHVALLIGAVLSALPAAAQEAGARPGGGLFELLIMPIGLVAIFYFLLIRPQQNRAKKHSAMLTSLKRGDTVVTSGGLVGKVNKVFDDEISLDLGENVKVRVIKTMVIEVRGKAEPVAAND; this comes from the coding sequence ATGGCGAACAAGCACGTAGCACTGCTTATCGGAGCGGTCCTGTCGGCGCTTCCGGCAGCTGCCCAGGAAGCGGGTGCCCGTCCGGGCGGCGGCCTGTTCGAACTGCTGATCATGCCGATCGGCCTCGTCGCCATCTTCTACTTCCTGCTGATCCGTCCGCAGCAAAACCGCGCCAAGAAGCATTCGGCCATGCTGACCTCCCTGAAGCGCGGCGACACGGTCGTCACCTCCGGCGGCCTCGTCGGCAAGGTGAACAAGGTGTTCGACGACGAAATCTCCCTCGACCTCGGCGAAAACGTGAAAGTCCGCGTGATCAAGACCATGGTCATCGAGGTGCGCGGCAAGGCCGAACCGGTCGCCGCAAACGACTAG
- a CDS encoding protein-L-isoaspartate(D-aspartate) O-methyltransferase, with amino-acid sequence MAGLIADPFRAARLVLHLRQEGVTDDGVLRAMETIDRAAFIDDPALTQLAFENAMVPIPCGQIIPRPVTTGQLVQALNLEKGNNSRVLLIGAGSGYTAALLAQLASDVFAVERFNTLSEAIRRRILDLELPNLAVRSGDGLLGWPERGPYDRILLAGAVTEIPDVLLGQLGKGGLLVAPVAMSDGQILMRLHENGERERLGFRHALPLLREGPAQAL; translated from the coding sequence ATGGCAGGCCTGATCGCCGATCCCTTTCGAGCAGCCCGTCTCGTCCTCCACCTGCGGCAGGAGGGCGTGACCGATGATGGCGTGCTGCGGGCCATGGAAACCATCGACCGCGCCGCCTTCATCGACGATCCGGCGCTGACCCAGCTCGCCTTCGAGAACGCGATGGTGCCGATCCCGTGCGGCCAGATCATTCCGCGCCCGGTGACCACCGGCCAGCTTGTTCAGGCGCTGAACCTCGAAAAAGGCAACAATTCCCGTGTTCTTCTGATCGGGGCAGGCTCGGGCTATACAGCGGCGCTGCTGGCCCAGCTGGCGTCAGACGTGTTCGCCGTGGAGCGGTTCAACACGCTGAGCGAGGCGATCCGGCGCCGCATCCTCGATCTGGAACTGCCCAACCTGGCCGTGCGCAGCGGCGACGGCCTGCTCGGCTGGCCGGAGCGGGGGCCCTACGACCGCATCCTGCTGGCTGGCGCGGTCACGGAAATTCCGGATGTCCTGCTGGGCCAGCTGGGCAAGGGCGGCCTTCTGGTTGCGCCCGTGGCCATGTCCGACGGGCAGATCCTGATGCGGCTGCACGAGAATGGCGAACGCGAGCGGCTGGGGTTCCGGCATGCATTGCCCTTGCTGCGCGAGGGGCCGGCACAGGCGCTCTGA
- the surE gene encoding 5'/3'-nucleotidase SurE, with the protein MRILLTNDDGINAPGLSVLEEIAKELSDDIWIAAPEEEQSGKGRAISLTHPVRTRKVGARAFAITGTPSDCVLLATHDLMPEKPDLVLSGVNRGQNIAEDTSFSGTIAAAMFGMQMGIPSIALSQSQNFRERGSLPWDTARTWGAKTLRPLIDIGWPDDVVMNVNFPDMEPEDVRGVKITRQGFRDESIIHTDRREDLRGNDYYWIGYKGKLSKPDEGTDLRAIYEGYVSVSPLHVDLTHEAFLQKLRESWQA; encoded by the coding sequence GTGAGAATCCTCCTCACGAATGATGATGGCATCAACGCCCCCGGCCTGTCGGTGCTGGAGGAGATCGCCAAGGAGCTGTCGGACGATATCTGGATCGCCGCGCCGGAGGAGGAACAGTCCGGCAAGGGCCGCGCGATCTCGCTGACGCATCCGGTACGCACCCGCAAGGTCGGCGCCCGCGCCTTCGCGATCACCGGCACGCCGTCCGACTGCGTGCTGCTGGCAACGCACGACCTGATGCCCGAGAAGCCGGACCTCGTCCTCTCCGGCGTCAATCGCGGCCAGAACATCGCCGAGGATACGAGCTTTTCCGGCACGATCGCCGCGGCCATGTTCGGCATGCAGATGGGCATTCCGTCCATCGCGCTCAGCCAGTCCCAGAATTTCCGCGAGCGCGGCTCCCTGCCATGGGACACCGCCCGGACCTGGGGCGCGAAGACGCTCCGTCCGTTGATCGATATCGGCTGGCCGGACGATGTGGTCATGAACGTGAACTTCCCCGACATGGAACCCGAGGACGTCCGCGGCGTGAAAATCACCCGTCAGGGCTTCCGCGACGAGTCGATCATCCACACCGACCGGCGCGAGGACCTGCGCGGCAACGACTATTACTGGATCGGTTACAAGGGCAAATTGTCCAAACCGGACGAGGGAACTGACTTAAGAGCGATCTATGAGGGCTATGTTTCGGTGTCTCCGCTACATGTGGACTTGACGCACGAGGCGTTCCTCCAAAAGCTCCGGGAGTCATGGCAGGCCTGA
- the serS gene encoding serine--tRNA ligase: MFDLRAIRENPEAFRKAWNRRKPGLGDAVDAIHNHDAALRTALTDKQEAEKLRNETSKLIGKAKASGDEAEFERLRAVVADAKETIEACAEQEEAARKELNELLYGLPNLPLDDVPEGQDEEGNVEQHRWGTPKGINGPKDHADLGEALGMMDFETAAKMSGARFVLLSGKLARLERALASFMLDLQTLEHGYTECSPPLLVKDQALVGTGQLPKFAEDLFKTTADHWLIPTAEVSLTNIVRETIIEPGYLPRRFTAHTPCFRSEAGSAGRDTKGMIRLHQFNKVELVSVVENEEEGLAELERMTACAEEVLKRLDLPFRRMLLCTGDMGAGARKTYDLEVWLPSQNTYREISSCSYCGDYQARRMDARYRPEAGAKPEFVHTLNGSGLAVGRTLVAVIENYQNEDGSITVPEALRPYLGGLEVIS; encoded by the coding sequence ATGTTTGACCTCCGCGCGATCCGCGAAAACCCTGAAGCCTTCCGCAAGGCCTGGAACCGGCGCAAGCCGGGCCTCGGCGATGCGGTGGATGCCATTCATAATCATGATGCAGCGCTCCGCACGGCCCTGACCGACAAGCAGGAAGCCGAAAAGCTGCGCAATGAAACATCCAAGCTGATCGGCAAGGCGAAGGCCTCCGGAGACGAGGCGGAGTTCGAGCGCCTGCGGGCCGTGGTGGCTGATGCCAAGGAAACCATCGAGGCCTGCGCCGAGCAGGAAGAGGCGGCCCGCAAGGAGCTGAACGAGCTGCTCTACGGCCTGCCGAACCTGCCGCTGGACGATGTGCCGGAAGGCCAGGACGAGGAAGGTAACGTCGAACAGCACCGGTGGGGAACACCCAAAGGCATCAACGGTCCGAAAGACCATGCCGACCTCGGCGAAGCCCTCGGCATGATGGATTTCGAGACCGCTGCCAAGATGAGCGGCGCCCGCTTCGTCCTGCTCTCAGGCAAGCTCGCCCGGCTGGAGCGCGCACTCGCCTCCTTCATGCTGGACCTGCAGACCCTCGAACATGGGTACACGGAATGCTCGCCGCCGCTGCTGGTCAAAGACCAGGCGCTGGTCGGCACCGGCCAGCTGCCGAAATTTGCCGAAGACCTGTTCAAGACGACGGCCGACCACTGGCTGATCCCGACGGCGGAGGTTTCGCTGACTAACATCGTCCGTGAGACGATCATCGAGCCGGGTTACCTGCCGCGCCGCTTTACCGCACACACGCCATGCTTCCGCTCGGAAGCGGGCAGCGCGGGGCGCGACACGAAGGGCATGATCCGGCTGCACCAGTTCAACAAGGTGGAACTCGTCTCGGTCGTCGAGAACGAGGAAGAAGGCCTTGCCGAGCTGGAGCGCATGACGGCCTGCGCCGAGGAAGTGCTGAAGCGGCTCGACCTGCCGTTCCGCCGCATGCTGCTATGCACCGGCGACATGGGGGCAGGGGCACGCAAGACCTATGACCTCGAAGTCTGGCTGCCGTCGCAGAACACCTATCGCGAGATCAGCTCGTGCTCTTACTGCGGTGACTATCAGGCCCGCCGCATGGATGCGCGCTACCGCCCGGAAGCCGGCGCGAAGCCGGAATTCGTGCACACGCTGAACGGCTCCGGCCTCGCCGTCGGCCGCACCTTGGTCGCCGTGATCGAGAACTACCAGAACGAAGACGGCTCCATCACCGTCCCCGAAGCCCTGCGCCCCTATCTCGGCGGCCTTGAGGTGATCTCGTGA
- a CDS encoding NYN domain-containing protein — protein MARLKSVLLVDFDNIYAATGMALVDTLPKWLLWLSDGALSEKGRRRKFVSKRVYWNSQYDVHREAFQAAGFEAFDCRAHAKTKIASGKSSADIVMTMDAIELRHAMRGIDEMVILTTDSDFVPVVNRLQLAGLRVVTAGKETDPTYELYSEHADDVIHIGALKSAFDYERTPRKWYKLRSDPPVIAPLRQQAERRSPLMKKVREAVRTEKANGTPGAVQQMRLAADIIMQLGARTPDQPLPRNKVIRALEGMEGFQTKYGNRVKPWLGQKNFKTLMYKLSKENPDIEVTELADKTVRIVCRVRGPRGRRGRMVGVPSPLAPPPKRPEPPAETASESAPETSPEKSNGKAPEKVIDTSADKPAEKPAAAETRVDAPAAAD, from the coding sequence GTGGCGCGCCTGAAGAGCGTACTGCTCGTGGATTTCGACAATATATACGCTGCCACGGGCATGGCCTTGGTCGACACGTTGCCGAAATGGCTGCTGTGGCTGAGCGATGGTGCGCTGTCGGAAAAGGGCCGTCGCCGCAAATTCGTTTCCAAGCGCGTCTACTGGAACAGCCAGTATGACGTTCACCGCGAGGCTTTTCAGGCGGCGGGGTTTGAGGCGTTCGACTGCCGGGCTCACGCCAAGACCAAAATCGCCTCCGGCAAGTCCTCTGCCGATATCGTCATGACCATGGACGCGATCGAGCTGCGCCATGCCATGCGCGGCATCGACGAGATGGTCATCCTGACCACCGATTCCGATTTCGTGCCCGTGGTGAACCGGCTCCAGCTGGCGGGCCTTCGGGTCGTGACGGCGGGCAAGGAGACCGATCCGACCTACGAACTCTATTCCGAACATGCCGACGATGTGATCCACATCGGTGCCCTCAAGTCCGCGTTCGATTATGAGCGCACGCCGCGCAAATGGTACAAGCTGCGCTCCGATCCGCCGGTCATTGCCCCCTTGCGCCAGCAGGCAGAGCGGCGCTCGCCCCTGATGAAGAAAGTGCGCGAAGCGGTACGCACAGAAAAGGCCAACGGCACGCCCGGCGCAGTCCAGCAGATGCGCCTCGCCGCAGACATCATCATGCAGCTCGGCGCCCGCACGCCGGACCAGCCGCTGCCGCGCAACAAGGTGATCCGCGCGCTGGAGGGCATGGAAGGCTTCCAGACCAAATATGGCAACCGGGTGAAGCCGTGGCTCGGCCAGAAGAACTTCAAGACGCTGATGTACAAGCTGTCGAAGGAAAACCCGGACATCGAGGTCACGGAGCTTGCCGACAAGACCGTGCGCATCGTGTGCCGTGTCCGCGGGCCGCGTGGACGGCGTGGACGCATGGTCGGTGTGCCGTCGCCGCTGGCCCCGCCGCCGAAAAGGCCGGAACCGCCTGCGGAAACAGCATCAGAGAGCGCCCCGGAGACATCCCCGGAAAAATCCAATGGCAAGGCGCCGGAAAAAGTGATCGACACCTCTGCCGACAAGCCCGCAGAAAAGCCGGCTGCGGCTGAAACGCGAGTGGACGCGCCTGCCGCAGCGGATTAG
- the tatC gene encoding twin-arginine translocase subunit TatC has product MTHTPPEDEQPEILDEVETSRAPLLEHLTELRSRLIWTLLALGIATIGCFFFAQDIYEFLLDPFARMAQEIRGTKLDFIYTAPMEFFFAKLKLALFAGIFVAFPFVAWQVYAFVAPGLYKNERGAFWPYLVLAPILFSTGGAFVYYVMLPMLARFTVGMELTDSEVANITMLPKVGDYLSLVMSLMLAFGISFQLPLVLTLLGKIGIVSSNGLAKGRKFAIVGILGFSALFTPPDAISQILLAAPVLFLYEVGILSVKMIEKKEAEQEAASEAE; this is encoded by the coding sequence ATGACCCACACGCCCCCCGAGGATGAGCAGCCTGAAATCCTGGACGAGGTGGAGACCTCTCGCGCCCCGCTGCTGGAGCATCTGACCGAACTGCGCTCCCGTCTCATCTGGACCCTGCTGGCGCTCGGCATTGCGACCATTGGCTGTTTCTTCTTCGCGCAGGACATCTACGAGTTTCTTCTCGATCCCTTCGCCCGCATGGCGCAGGAGATCCGCGGCACGAAGCTGGACTTCATCTACACGGCGCCGATGGAGTTCTTCTTCGCCAAGCTGAAGCTCGCCCTGTTTGCCGGTATATTCGTGGCGTTCCCCTTTGTCGCCTGGCAGGTCTACGCCTTCGTGGCGCCCGGCTTGTACAAGAATGAACGCGGTGCTTTCTGGCCCTATCTGGTGCTGGCGCCGATCCTGTTCTCCACAGGTGGCGCCTTCGTCTACTACGTCATGCTGCCCATGCTCGCCCGCTTCACTGTGGGGATGGAACTGACCGACAGCGAAGTCGCCAACATCACCATGTTGCCCAAGGTGGGGGACTATTTGTCCCTTGTGATGTCGCTGATGCTGGCTTTTGGCATTTCGTTCCAGCTGCCGCTGGTTCTGACGCTGCTCGGCAAGATTGGTATTGTCAGTTCCAATGGACTGGCCAAGGGGCGTAAATTCGCGATCGTCGGAATTCTGGGCTTTTCCGCACTGTTCACGCCGCCCGATGCAATCTCGCAAATCCTGCTCGCAGCGCCTGTGCTCTTCCTTTATGAGGTCGGCATTCTGAGCGTGAAGATGATCGAGAAGAAAGAAGCTGAGCAGGAGGCTGCTTCCGAGGCGGAATGA
- the tatB gene encoding Sec-independent protein translocase protein TatB, with product MLPGLGFTELMVLAIAALIIVGPKDLPMMMRRLGQFVGKGRAMAREFQAAFDDIARQSELEDLRKEIEELKISNSLKQATSDLTDYEKDVNSAVMAQSRSEAAGTAAKASDAEPPAKPPEANPDPEAKPQTGPEPEVGTEPKGDPA from the coding sequence ATGCTGCCCGGACTCGGTTTTACCGAACTAATGGTGCTGGCCATTGCGGCCCTGATCATCGTGGGTCCCAAGGACCTGCCGATGATGATGCGCCGTCTTGGCCAGTTTGTGGGCAAGGGCCGCGCCATGGCGCGCGAGTTCCAGGCGGCGTTTGACGACATCGCCCGCCAGAGCGAGCTGGAAGATCTGCGCAAGGAAATCGAGGAACTGAAGATTTCCAATTCCCTGAAACAGGCGACGAGCGACCTGACCGACTATGAGAAGGATGTGAACTCTGCCGTCATGGCCCAGTCGCGTTCCGAAGCTGCCGGGACGGCTGCGAAGGCGTCCGACGCAGAGCCGCCAGCCAAGCCGCCAGAGGCGAACCCCGATCCGGAAGCGAAGCCCCAGACAGGCCCCGAGCCCGAGGTTGGGACTGAGCCGAAGGGGGACCCGGCATGA
- a CDS encoding twin-arginine translocase TatA/TatE family subunit translates to MAPSWIQLLIVVIVALLLFGGRGRISGIMTDMAKGIGAFRKGLKDEDEPKAVDKEDMVDVTPQKDETKASS, encoded by the coding sequence ATGGCCCCCAGCTGGATTCAATTGCTGATCGTTGTGATCGTCGCGCTGCTGCTGTTTGGCGGCCGGGGCCGGATTTCCGGTATCATGACGGATATGGCCAAAGGCATTGGCGCATTCCGCAAGGGCCTCAAGGATGAGGACGAACCCAAGGCGGTCGACAAGGAAGACATGGTCGATGTCACGCCTCAGAAGGACGAAACCAAGGCTTCGTCCTGA
- the xth gene encoding exodeoxyribonuclease III codes for MRIATWNVNSIKARFPTVQEVLQNIDCDVVCLQELKCETDAFPYMELEEAGWNCAVLGQKSYNGVALLSKYPLEDVTKGLSTMEDDQARFIEALVMADRPVRVGGLYLPNGNPAPGPKFDYKLEWMECLLGHARERLKAEEPYVLCGDYNTIPTAVDCWDETKWADDALALPETREAFRRIKNLGMADAFEITDGRAHQYTFWDYQGGAFQKDHGIRIDHLLVSPQAADRLQSVEIHRKARALEKPSDHVPVIGVFED; via the coding sequence ATGCGTATTGCCACATGGAACGTCAATTCGATCAAAGCCCGCTTCCCGACTGTGCAGGAAGTGTTGCAGAACATCGACTGTGATGTCGTCTGCCTTCAGGAACTGAAGTGCGAGACGGATGCCTTCCCCTACATGGAACTGGAGGAAGCCGGCTGGAACTGTGCCGTGCTGGGCCAGAAAAGCTATAATGGCGTGGCCCTTCTCTCCAAATATCCGCTGGAGGATGTGACCAAAGGTCTCTCCACCATGGAGGACGACCAGGCCCGCTTCATCGAGGCGCTGGTCATGGCCGACCGGCCGGTGCGAGTCGGCGGGCTCTACCTGCCGAACGGGAACCCGGCGCCGGGCCCGAAATTCGACTACAAGCTCGAATGGATGGAATGCCTGCTGGGCCATGCCCGCGAGCGCCTGAAGGCGGAAGAGCCTTATGTTCTCTGCGGCGACTACAACACGATCCCGACGGCGGTGGATTGCTGGGACGAGACCAAATGGGCCGATGACGCCCTCGCCCTGCCCGAGACGCGCGAAGCCTTCCGCCGGATCAAGAACCTCGGCATGGCCGACGCGTTCGAGATCACCGACGGACGCGCCCACCAGTACACCTTCTGGGACTATCAGGGCGGCGCCTTCCAGAAGGATCACGGCATCCGGATCGACCACCTGCTGGTCTCCCCGCAGGCCGCCGACCGGCTCCAGTCCGTGGAAATCCACCGCAAGGCCCGCGCGCTGGAAAAGCCGTCAGACCACGTGCCGGTGATCGGCGTCTTCGAGGACTAG